The DNA window GGCGGGGCCGGGGGCGGCGGCCCCTCCCATCGCCGCTCGATGTCCTCCAGCAGGCGCTCCAGCTCCGGCGAGAGGGGCGGCGGCTCGGGAGACGGCTGGCTCGCTAGCTCCTGATCGTAGGCCCGCTCCAGGTCTTCCACCCACGCCTTGAGGCGGGGGTCGCGCCGCACCTGCTCGTCCAGACTGCCGTACTGTCGTTCCGCCTCCTGCCAGAGCCGCTCCAGGGGCAGCGACACCTCCAGGACCCGCCCCAAGGCCTGCAGCAGCTCCACCAGTCCGCGGTAGTCCCGTTCCAGTTGGGCGTAGGCAGGCACCTGCACCAGCAGCGAAAGGGCCTCTATGCCGCGGCTGCGGGCCTGCTCCGTGGCCAGGGTGAGGATCGTGGTGGGCCCCTCGTAGCGGCTCTCGCGCACTCCTGCCTGCCGCATCCTTTCCAGCAGGTATGGCTCCGAGGAGGAGCCAGTGATGACCAGGGGCCGAGTGTGGGGCACAGGGCCGTAGTAGCTGCCGATGAGGCAGTAGCGGGCCACCCCCAGGCGCGCCATCAGCTCCACGAGGGACTCCACGTAGTCCTCGCCATGGCTGTGGGGCTCCAGGGCGTGCACTAGGACCCACCCCTGGCCCTGGGAGCGACACCAGCGGACGAAGGTGTTGGGCACCGTCACCTCGCGCCGGTCGCCGCGTCGGTACAGGGTCGGACGGTAGCGGGTGAAGTCGTAGAAGTGGCCGGGGCGGGACAGTTGGGCCAGCGGCTGGGCGCCCCAGGCCTCTTCCAGGAAGGCCAGGGCCATGGTGCCCACCGACCCCACATCTATCCAGGGCTGCAGCGCCAGTATCAGCGTGGGGCGGTCCAGGTCGGGGAGAGGCTCCACTACCTCGAAGGCGCCCACCTGCATCTCCCCGGCCTCCTGCCTGCCCCGCCCTCAGCAGCGCATGGCCTCGGGGTCCACGCCCATGCGCTGGCACCACTCCACGTAGGCCAGGGGAAATATCTCCGAGGGCTTGATCTCGCTGCGGCCGCCCCAGAAGACGTTGGTGTAGAGGACCGGTATGCCCACCTCGGCCAGGTGGCTGTCGATGGCTGCCTTGTGGGCCAGCAGCCAGTCCTTCTCCTGCCCGTGGGCTACTGCCATCAGGTTCACGTTGTGGAACTCGGGCCCCGCCTCCCGCCAGTAGCAGTGGGTGAGGATGTGGTGGCGGCCTATCTCCTGGCCCGCCTTCACCTCCAGCCCCGGCGGCACCGCCCAGTGAAAGAGGGCGTTGTAACGGGCCACCCGCTGGCCGCCCGCCACTGGCTTGTAGTGCTCCAGGAAGGTAGAGAACCGCCCGATGAGGCCACGGCGGTCCAGGGCCTCGGCCACCCGATAGAAGGTCTCCAGGTCGACGTCCGCCTCGGCCGCTCGCGCCCGCCAGATGTCGGGCACTATCTCTTCGGGGCGAAACTCACGCTTGAGGGCGGCGAGCACCCGCCACTCGAGTTGGCTGAGCTGCTCTTCCTTGATCCAGTGCACCCGCGCGGGGGTATCGGACTTGGCCCCCGGCTGCAGGCCGCGCCGTCGGGTGTGCCCTACTCCCAGCACGAAGAGGGCCTTGGCCGGCATGATGCGGAAGCGCAGGGTGCCCACCCGCTCCGCCAGCAGCTGGCAATGCTTCTCCAGGGAGAAGCCCTGGGGCACTTTCACCGTCGTCCACAGCTTGTAAGTCGAACCGGGACTGGCCACATCGGTGGTGCGGATGACCACATGTCCGCTGAAGGGGTCTTCGCGGAACATGAAGTCGAACGCTGCATGCAGCCGCTCCTGCGGCACCTCCCAGGCCACCAGGGCACCGTGGGCGAGGTTGGTGGTGACGAGGGTCTGACGAACGCGACGGATGGTCCCCGCCTCTAGCATGGCGCGGATACGCTCGACGACGGTTTCGATGGGGAGGCCAGTGCGGCGAGCTATCTCGCCGAGGGGGTCCCGCAGGAAGCCCTGCAGCCTGTCCTCCGAGACGGACAGGATGGCCACGTTGACGGGGTCGTCCACCGTTACGGGGACGTTGGCGGTGGCCATAGTCCTCCTCTGCGCAAGCGAATGCTTTCCATGCCCATTATAGAACCCCACCCCCGCGGGGGGCGACCGCGGAGGAGTTGGGGGCGCATCAGCCGCCGACGTCCTGGCCCGTGACGCGGCGGGCCGCTTCGCGGAAAAGCTGGCGGTGCTCCTCGCCCTGGCGCAGAGCCTGGTTCACCTCCGCCTCCCGCAGGAGCGCCTGGCGGTTGTCCAGGGCCAGCTCCAGCACCTCCTTGGCCGCCTTGAGGGCGGAAAGGGAGTGGGCAGCCATCTGCCCGGCCAGGGCCAGCGCCTCGGTCACCAGCTCGCCCTGGGGCACCAGTCGGTCCACCAGACCCAGGCGCAGGGCCTCCTCCGCCTCCACTACCCGTGCGGTGAAGACCAGCTCCTTGGCGGCGGGCAGGCCGACGATGCGGGGGAGCTGGGCCGCCCCCACCACCAGGCCGTAGCTGACCCCCACGAAGCGGAAGCGGGCGTTGGGCGAGGCCAGCCGCAGGTCGCAGTTGATGGCCAGAAGGGCGCCGCCGCCGTAGGCGTAGCCGTTGACGGCGGCGATGATGGGCTTGGGGAAGCGCAGCACCTTGGCCAGGGCGCGGCCGGTGGCCTGGGGCATGGTCGGATCGGCCACCTGCTCGGACATATCGGCCCCGGCGCAGAAAGCGCGGTCGCCGGCGCCGGTGATGACGGCCGCCTTCACCTCGTCGTCCGCCTCGAGGGCGTCCAGGGCGGCGTAGAGCTCCTCGGCCAGGCGGCGGCCCAGGGCGTTGTGCTTGTGGGGACGGTCCAGGCAGAGCAGCGCCACTGCCCCGTGCCGCTCCAACCGCAGCTCCCTGAAGTCCACAGAATTTCTCCCGCGCCTTTGCGTTTATTATATGGGAGCATGTGGTTGGAGCCACGTTCGCCCACCGGCTGTCCTACTTCGAGCTGGAAGCGGACTGTCGGCTGTAACGAACCTGGCAGAGCGCGCCAACTGTGGTGATTGACAACGCGAGCCCTCTAATATGATATGAGCCTGACGGCGAGGGCCGTTGCTCGAGCCGGTGGGAGGTGCATGGGATGCGGCGGAAGCTCCTAGTGTTGCTGTTCATCCAGCTCATCGTCGCCGCTCTGGTGGCCTTCTTCGTCGTCCGTCTGCTGGCTGGGCCCCAGGAGCCTGCTCAGGCCCAGCCCGCGATTTCGAGTGCGGCACTGCCCCCGACCGAGATCCCCTCG is part of the Dehalococcoidia bacterium genome and encodes:
- a CDS encoding PAC2 family protein, whose amino-acid sequence is MQVGAFEVVEPLPDLDRPTLILALQPWIDVGSVGTMALAFLEEAWGAQPLAQLSRPGHFYDFTRYRPTLYRRGDRREVTVPNTFVRWCRSQGQGWVLVHALEPHSHGEDYVESLVELMARLGVARYCLIGSYYGPVPHTRPLVITGSSSEPYLLERMRQAGVRESRYEGPTTILTLATEQARSRGIEALSLLVQVPAYAQLERDYRGLVELLQALGRVLEVSLPLERLWQEAERQYGSLDEQVRRDPRLKAWVEDLERAYDQELASQPSPEPPPLSPELERLLEDIERRWEGPPPPAPPSP
- a CDS encoding Lrp/AsnC family transcriptional regulator; the protein is MATANVPVTVDDPVNVAILSVSEDRLQGFLRDPLGEIARRTGLPIETVVERIRAMLEAGTIRRVRQTLVTTNLAHGALVAWEVPQERLHAAFDFMFREDPFSGHVVIRTTDVASPGSTYKLWTTVKVPQGFSLEKHCQLLAERVGTLRFRIMPAKALFVLGVGHTRRRGLQPGAKSDTPARVHWIKEEQLSQLEWRVLAALKREFRPEEIVPDIWRARAAEADVDLETFYRVAEALDRRGLIGRFSTFLEHYKPVAGGQRVARYNALFHWAVPPGLEVKAGQEIGRHHILTHCYWREAGPEFHNVNLMAVAHGQEKDWLLAHKAAIDSHLAEVGIPVLYTNVFWGGRSEIKPSEIFPLAYVEWCQRMGVDPEAMRC
- a CDS encoding enoyl-CoA hydratase/isomerase family protein, encoding MDFRELRLERHGAVALLCLDRPHKHNALGRRLAEELYAALDALEADDEVKAAVITGAGDRAFCAGADMSEQVADPTMPQATGRALAKVLRFPKPIIAAVNGYAYGGGALLAINCDLRLASPNARFRFVGVSYGLVVGAAQLPRIVGLPAAKELVFTARVVEAEEALRLGLVDRLVPQGELVTEALALAGQMAAHSLSALKAAKEVLELALDNRQALLREAEVNQALRQGEEHRQLFREAARRVTGQDVGG